Sequence from the Acropora muricata isolate sample 2 chromosome 10, ASM3666990v1, whole genome shotgun sequence genome:
ATATGCGGGTGTTTACTGTAGCATAAAAAGAGAGACATCATAATTTTCTACTCCCATATCACTTCGGACTCTTGATGGCAAACCATATTTTACCACAGCATCTTTAAAAAGGTCCAAAACTGTAACTGATGTATTACTTGCTGAACACTGAAGATAGGTAATAACTCTTGAAAACCCATCAATACCACCATGAACCACCATCCTCCATCTAAAGGAAATGAAACACAACAACATAAGGCTGTACAGCAGTGCATTGCATGCAAAGTGCCATGACAGTCGGGTAAACTGTAATAGAGACTTGCTGGTTGATGTTTTATGAGGGAGAAAGTAGCTTGCTTTTCCGTTCAAAGTTCTGTGGTGTTAAAGATACATGTACTTCGCCGCACATCTTTTATCGTGAGCATAATTTGGACCGAGTGCGATGTGGAGCTTGCCACCCATCTTTGTGTAGCAACCTCAAAGGTATATTGTGCAATTATTGTAATGTATGAGATCATGCATATTTCAGTGTTGTTTATGGTGTCAACATCTTGGATCTGGCAGTACTTGTATTTGACGTCACCTCTGACAGTTGGGTTTGACCAAGCCAGGAATGCCTGGGGACTAGGCTGACAGTGCTGTTAATTTTGTTCAAATGAAGGGGAAAAAATGCTGAATTGACCCGTAGGAATATCCTGATTTTACATCAGCATATTAACATTGCATCATATTAAAGAATATGACCACAACTTTACTACTTACACTCATCACGGGAATAATCACATATACAGGATAACATGTCCCTAACAAAAAGGGGTCATGTTGTGCCGTGGGTTTTAATTGCATTTTTAAACCCCCAAAAAGCCCACCTGTCAATCAAGTTCCAAAAACTATTGTCTGATTCTATTGTTTAATACAACTATGCTATGACACTGCTAAAATGAATGACAAGGATGGACGCAAACAACCCCCATCGTTTTACTTGAGAGTTAACACCTACCCGGGGGACGCAAATGGGCAATGAACACAAATGGGTGTACAAAGTTTTGATAATTTTGGGAAACTAACCTGATAAGTTTGTGGTGCCCATCAATATGCCAAAGAGCATTTGGACTGCTAACCTTGTATTTCCTTCTTTCTGTCACGTGCAACCATCTGAGTATTGTACCCTCCGGGTCTATTCGTCGTAGGCTTTCTCTAACACAAATTTGTTGAATAACTAGCCCTCTTCCTTTTAAGCGACCACAAACCATTCGATAGCCACTATTGGGGAATTCTTCCTTGATGCTACGAACAATACAATCCAAGGCATTATcgtcaacagttgaaaatgAATGAGAAATTTGAAGGTTAAAATCTTCAGCCGCCTGTGAACCGTGGCATCAGAGATGCCAAGCATGCGAGCCATATCCGTTGCCTTAAATCCATTATCTACAAGATAAGATAATTGGTCTTTAGTGACACAAATCTTAGGCCTTCCTGGAGCACCAGTGTACTAAACTTCGGGTTGAAAACAAAGGTTTTGTTTGGACTCATCGACTTCACTAAGCAAATCGACGACAGCTCATAACTTAGCTATGGTAGCATCCTCCACGATGTTGACTGAAGCAAGGCGAACGGCATGGTGGTACAGCAAATTTCCACGGGTCAACATGTTGTCAATATTTCCGTCATCAAAGTTACAAGATTGATTTAACACTTCCATTAAAGAACGGACTCTTGAAAGAAAAGCCTCCCTCACGGTTGCCATTTCTTTTGTGCGCTCGACCCAATGTCTAGCAGGAAATCTTCAAGTCCCAGAGTGCACCGTGTAAAAACAAAACGAATGTCGAAcgaagaacttgaaaaaaagaTTGTGTAAAACGAACGTCGAACTTAAGACTTGACAAACGAATGCTGTTTTATGTAAAAACAATGTCGATCTTAAAAAACGAATGCTGTTTATGTAAAACGAATGTCCACCTTAAAAAACTAATGTTGTTTATGTAAAACGAATGTCCTCCTTGAAAAATGAATGCCGAAGCCAATAAAACGAATGTCGAAATGAATAAAACGAACGTCCAATTTAAAAGCCGAATGTCAAACTTGTAAAACGAGcgaaaagttgaattttgatAAGAAATACGCGCCATGAGCTTGTGAAACTACAGCACATTTCAATCCCAAGATGCTACAAGCCTGAAGACTTTGGCCACGTAACAAAGACCGAACTCCACAACGTTTCAGATGCAAGCACACTGGGTTATGGCCAATGCAGTTATCTGCGCCTTATAGACGAAAATGGTCAAGTACATTGTGCCTTCGTGATGGGCAAATCCAGAGTTGCGCCCTTGAAACCAATAACTGTCCCACGCTTAGAACTCACCCCTGCAGTCTGCTCCGTGAGAATCAGCCAACAGATACAGAAAGAGCTAGAGTACAACGTCGACGAAGTTTACTACTGGACGGACAGCAAGGTAGTACTTGGCTACATTAACAATGAGAGCAGACGCTTCCATGTCTTTGTGTCCAACCGAATTCAAGAAGTTCACGACCACACCAACAGTGGTCAGTGGAGATATGTAGAGTCTAAGGAGAATCCCGCTGACGAAGCATCACGTGGAATGAAAGCTCAAGAACTGCAACAATCTCGATGGATCCTTGGACCAGCGTTTCTGTGGAAAAAAGAAGATAAGTGGCTAGCTGCAAATTGCAGAGGCTCCACCTTCGACGTAGCGCACGATGACCCAGAAGTCAAGAAGTGAGTCGTCATGGCTACAATGACCTCACCCGTGAATGACATCGTAGAAAGAATTGGAAACTTTTCCGAGTGGCATAGAGCGAAGAGAGCCGTGGCTCTGTGCACTAGGTACATAAAGAAGCTTAAAGATCGAGTATCCAAAAAAGCAACTCAAGAAACGCAAGTTACGGTTGAAGATCCGAAGAAAGCTAGTATGGTTATGATTCGCACAGCGCAAACACGAGCCTTTCAAGAGGAAAAGATTGAACTGTCAAAGAAGATGCACTTGAAGACAAACAGCGCCATATCGAAGCTCGACCCTTTCGTGGTCTACTACGTGTTGATGAGCGTCTGAAGTACGCAAACCTGAATGATGATGTCAAGCATCTCATAATATTGCCCAAGAACAGCCACGTGACTTCCTTATTGATTAGAGACTTCCATGAACGCACGCTGCATCAAGGCAAGGGCATCACCCTAAATGAAATACGATCTCATGGATTTTGGGTGATTGGAGGGTCATCTGCAGTGAGCAACGCGATCGTGTCGTGCAtgaccagtaatcaatgtctttaccctcgttaaataaagttatttatttatttatttatttatttatttatgaagTGCCGTAAACTACGTGGTCCGGTAGTCAAGCAGAAAATGTCCGACCTTCCTTAAGACCGAGTCGAAGTGTCTCCCCCTTTCAGCTATTTTGCGGTCGACTATTTTGGGCCGTTCATGATTGAAGAAGGTCGCAAGGAGCTCAAACACTACGGAGTTCTCTCCTCAGCCTACAAAAACGCCAGAAATGGACACGACCTCGCAGAAACCTCCACGTCGACGACATTGTCATTGTGAAAGATGTGAACACTCCTCGCAACGCTTGGCAGCTCGCCCGCGTATCTGCTGTGTACCCTAGTGACGACGGCCTGGTACGCAAGGTTCAGGTGGCTCTCGCGGATAGCTGTTTGGACAGTAAGGGACAGAAAACAGGTCCCATGCGTTATCTGGAGCGACCAATAAAAAATTGGTCCTGCTGGTACCAACGGATAACAAGGATTAGGACACTGGAAATAAGTATTGAGTATTGAACTGAGTATTTAGTATTACCGGGGTATCCCCGCCGCGAAGCGTTACAAATATTTACAGTGAACATGAACATCGCGTTATGAACAGTACCAGGCCATGAACATTGCGAGTTGAAGTAGTTGATTTAGTAGGCAATATTAATTAGTAAAATATAGATATTTCAGGGGAGCCATGTAATGAACTTGCGAACAAGTTtctattctttattttatctcgTGATTAATTAATGCGGTCATTCATGTTACTTTATCAATAACGTCTTTAATGATTTCGCTTGCGTGCAAGTCTTAAACTATTTCGCTTGCGTGCATGTCTTAACAATTTCGCTTGCGTGCATGTATGTACAGTATGTTTTAGCGGTTTCTTAGTTAGTAGCCGTAGTCCTAGCTCCTAGAAGCACCACGAGCATTTCTACCAGTTAACCCTTTATGGACCAAGCTGAAAATCCTTGGGGTGGGCTTTGTGCCCAGGCCAAAATGGCACTACCTCCTAAAATCACCACCCTGGTTCATTTAGACTGGGATATTACTAAATTGAAAGTATTGATGTCCACACAAAAAAGTCAGGGGAAAAATGGAAGTTTATTCTTTAAGGCTATGTTAAGAACAATGTCTATACTTCAAAAtacaacgagaaaaaaatttttgaagttACTGTTCTTATCAAACTTTAACACAAATCTATGGACAGAGTTCACTAAAATGGCTTACTGTTCAAACAACTGACTCGTAGAACACTTTAAAAAGCAAGAAAACTAATGTTGAAGAGTTAAAATCAAGTTCATTCAAATAAcatttacaatatttacaacAATAAGTCCAGCATTTTGATTTTTGCCGAGTccttcaaatttaaatttcgcGCGCCGCCATATTGTCCACTCATGAGACATCAGTGTTGCCCCGAGTGAAATCGCTCAAAGCAGCCAACACACAATGTAACATCGCACAATGCACAACGCCAACTTGAACGATGTCTCTGTCCAGTTTTGGCACACTGCATACAACGATTAATAGGCCCTTTTACGGGAAAATGTGTCTTTCCGTCCGCCACTTCCATGACTCCAGCGGATCTTTTACGCGAACAGTAGTTTCCAAGCAAATTGTCTATGAGTTCAAGCCTAAAATTAAGCTGCGTTGTCCGGGCATGGTTGGGTGATAACTGCCTCAAAATAAAGGCATTTACAGCGGCAGTTTCTATGAAGAAGATGGCTAAATAACGATACCATCTGCGGGACTTGATAGGGATTTTATAATCCCCTCTCTTCTGGTCGGCATGATCTACGCCACCCATGAACTTATTGTATGCCGAAACACAACGTGGAGCATTTACGTCAGTTAAGGTGCCGTCTCTACTTCTTCTTTGCACCGTTCCCTGGCCATTTGGTTGGCAGTTGGTCGTGAAGAAGTTCACTTTTTTCTTGTCTTGCCAGCTGCAAGCAGTGATGCCACTTTTTTGCACCACAAGCGACTCGCCACGGCTAAGCTTTGCGTTCTTCAATGGAGCCGGAAACCCTTTTCGATTCGGTCACGTTGTTGCGGTCGCATAAATTCCCTTCTCTAGAAGGGATTTCATGAGTCTataagtggaaaaaaaattgtcgaagTAAAGATGATAATATCCATCCTCTAAATCACATGACAACTCGGTCACAACACGCTCTCCGAGACCATGTTCTTGTCCACCTCGTGGTCGACCGGTGTAGACTTGAAATCGGGAAACAAAATGGGTGATGGAGTCTGCACGCATCCACACTTTGATACCCCGTTTGATGGGCTTCATGGGCATATATTGTTTAAAACCCAATCGCCCCTTGAACTTGACAAGTCCTTCGTCAATTGCATTTTCTCTGCTTGGCATGTACTGGGCTGCAAAGGTCTCAGCAAGACGATCGATGAGCGGGCGAATATGATGCAACTTATCGTGGTTTACATCTTCGCGAGGCAAGGCAGTTGAAGAATCATTAAAATGTAGATAAGTGTTTATCTTAAGGTATTTGTTCCTCGACATAACATTCTGCACCTTTACATTACCGAGAATTGGGTTCTTGGACCAGAAATGCCGCTCTGAAGGTAGAGAGTTTATTCCTTGAATAAACCTGATAGCGAAGAACGCTTTGATGTCGCTGTTGTTTACAGGCATCCAATCTTTATCAACAGTTCCTGATTGTTGCTGCTTCTGTCATGCATTTCGATTCGTTTCATCGACGATAAGTTGTATTAAGTCCTCGGGAAAAACTAAGTTTAAAAAGTCGCCAGCAGTTGCTGTGGCTGGAAGAACAGTTGTAGGCCCGGTAGGTTTGCTAAAATCCTCAACAATAACAAAGTCAAGATCGTCGCTCCAATCTTCTTCACCTCCGCTTTCAACCGAATTGCTGTCGCTTTCCTCGTCTTCAGTGAAACTTTCGTCAGCAGAAATATCACTTTCACCAGATATATCTGCTCTTGCAATATCGTTTGttgaaaagccaaaaaattcttcttcttcacTATCACTATCAAAAATATCACTGACCGACGCCATGAAAGTTTTCGCTCACCAGACTTCGAATTTCAAAAATTCGCACAAATTCGAGCATGCGTTCTAGGGAGATGCTTTAAGCTCCCAAGGGACTATAAAGCCCTCCACGATTGGTGGATGCTTAGAAACCATAAGAATACAACTGTTAAGTGGCCAATCATATTGCTCTTTTCAATGTTGTTGATTTTGGCCACTGGAGTGGCCTCTGGGCGCTTATATGAAGGGCCACTCCAGTGGCCAACGGGCGTTAAAGGGTTAAAGTTTGGTTACCCTTGATTATTTAGAGTGCAAGCGGGAACCGATGTGTAAGTACAGTTTCGTTATTACCTTTGTATACCCTGCTCTTTAAATATATTTAGTTTTGTTCGTCATTCTTTTGGAGTTTAGAACTGTTAAATAGCGTGCATGTCACAACACCTAAATCTGCTGCCAGTGATTGTTCCTTTTTGGTTGTTTAGAACTGTTAAATAGCGTGCATGTCACAATGCCTAAATCTGCTGCCAGTGattgttccttttttgtttttctatgaAACAGCTTAGTTAAACGTTATACCTTG
This genomic interval carries:
- the LOC136930572 gene encoding uncharacterized protein produces the protein MGKSRVAPLKPITVPRLELTPAVCSVRISQQIQKELEYNVDEVYYWTDSKVVLGYINNESRRFHVFVSNRIQEVHDHTNSGQWRYVESKENPADEASRGMKAQELQQSRWILGPAFLWKKEDKWLAANCRGSTFDVAHDDPEVKK